A genomic segment from Roseibium algicola encodes:
- a CDS encoding RNA polymerase sigma factor has product MPDNTQNLLRETPALHRYAVTLTCDQAEAEDLVQDCLERALRKWSLRRSSVPLRPWLFRMMRNLHVSRWRRLRRHSNHIDLDDLENQLQAPASQQDSAELKHLLNRMLALPEDQREALFLVGVEGFTYAEAAAILNVAEGTIMSRISRARARLREDPRASERPHLRSVT; this is encoded by the coding sequence TTGCCCGACAATACCCAAAACCTGCTCAGGGAGACGCCGGCGCTGCATCGATACGCGGTAACGCTGACCTGCGACCAGGCGGAAGCGGAAGACCTTGTGCAGGACTGCCTGGAACGGGCCTTGCGCAAATGGAGCCTTCGCCGGTCGTCTGTACCACTGCGGCCGTGGCTCTTCCGTATGATGCGCAATCTTCACGTCAGCCGCTGGCGGCGCTTGAGGCGCCATTCGAACCATATCGACCTGGACGATCTGGAAAACCAGCTTCAGGCGCCCGCCTCGCAGCAGGACAGCGCCGAGCTCAAGCATCTGTTGAACCGCATGCTGGCCTTGCCCGAAGACCAGCGCGAAGCACTGTTCCTGGTCGGCGTGGAAGGCTTTACCTATGCAGAAGCCGCCGCAATCCTGAACGTTGCCGAAGGAACCATCATGTCGCGCATCAGCCGCGCCCGTGCCAGACTGAGAGAAGACCCCCGCGCCTCCGAGCGTCCCCATCTAAGGAGCGTGACATGA
- a CDS encoding nuclear transport factor 2 family protein: protein MKPISQIAATAFAGTVLFASAALAGPGEDLARTHFNNIATGKVDALKASYSDKAVLEWVGGPLDGVYTGAADIGTVWTKFTGAQGKLKVDVSNVQENANPAGVTVTANVRFSGKNTIPVRYVLTYRSGKLASEVWQIDPKLAK, encoded by the coding sequence ATGAAGCCGATCAGTCAAATTGCCGCTACTGCCTTTGCAGGTACGGTTCTGTTTGCATCCGCAGCCCTGGCAGGGCCGGGTGAAGACCTGGCACGTACCCATTTCAACAACATCGCAACCGGCAAGGTCGATGCCCTCAAGGCGTCCTATTCCGACAAGGCCGTGCTGGAATGGGTCGGTGGCCCGCTGGATGGTGTCTATACTGGTGCTGCAGACATAGGCACGGTCTGGACCAAGTTCACAGGCGCGCAGGGCAAGCTGAAGGTCGATGTCTCGAATGTTCAGGAAAACGCAAATCCAGCTGGCGTGACGGTGACTGCCAATGTGCGCTTTTCCGGCAAGAACACGATCCCGGTCCGCTACGTCCTGACCTATCGGAGCGGCAAACTGGCAAGCGAAGTCTGGCAGATCGACCCCAAGCTCGCGAAGTAA
- a CDS encoding RidA family protein has product MNRTPVNPWPWSLRLGYNQAEIVEGMGRQLICAGQTAVDGEGNPQHAADMRGQIELSLNNLEAVLAEARMTLANVIQVKVYTTDVDEALKNFDVLGARFGRLDAAPPMTLLGVSRLALPPLMFEIEAIAAD; this is encoded by the coding sequence ATGAACAGAACTCCCGTCAATCCCTGGCCCTGGTCGCTCAGGCTTGGCTACAATCAGGCCGAAATTGTTGAAGGCATGGGCAGGCAGCTGATCTGCGCCGGACAGACCGCTGTCGACGGGGAAGGAAATCCTCAGCATGCCGCGGATATGCGCGGTCAGATCGAGCTTTCGCTGAACAACCTGGAAGCCGTACTGGCCGAAGCGCGGATGACCCTGGCCAATGTCATTCAGGTCAAGGTCTACACAACGGATGTAGACGAGGCCCTGAAGAATTTCGACGTCCTGGGAGCGCGGTTCGGCCGTCTTGACGCTGCGCCGCCAATGACACTACTTGGCGTGAGCCGGCTTGCGCTTCCTCCGCTCATGTTCGAGATCGAAGCGATCGCTGCCGACTGA
- a CDS encoding helix-turn-helix transcriptional regulator, with product MRRVERLFRIINEMRTRDVIRGAELAERFEVSLSTIYRDIAHLQASGLPIEGEAGIGYLLRPGFDLPNMTFTHDQVDALAIGLSFVERTGDPALASAAHEVRAMIQAGMPDPDKRKLADAPYFSLQIKNSAPPTVSLIREAIRMQLVVDICYEDADGKPTERSVRPLVIWNMTDGWMFSAWCEMRQAFRTFRFDRVVKLSVTNTVFEDDETRGLRAFLATEPCEEEG from the coding sequence ATGCGACGCGTGGAAAGACTGTTTCGGATCATCAACGAGATGCGGACCCGCGACGTAATCCGGGGCGCAGAACTTGCCGAACGGTTCGAAGTCAGCCTCAGCACGATTTACCGGGACATCGCCCACCTTCAGGCGTCCGGCCTTCCCATCGAAGGGGAGGCCGGTATCGGCTATCTGCTGCGTCCGGGCTTCGATCTGCCCAACATGACGTTTACCCATGATCAGGTCGATGCGCTGGCGATCGGCCTTTCCTTTGTGGAGCGCACGGGCGACCCGGCGCTGGCATCGGCGGCACATGAAGTGCGTGCCATGATCCAGGCCGGCATGCCGGATCCCGATAAACGCAAGCTGGCCGACGCACCGTATTTCAGCCTGCAGATCAAGAACAGCGCCCCACCGACCGTCAGTCTGATCCGCGAGGCCATCCGGATGCAGCTCGTTGTCGATATTTGTTACGAGGATGCCGATGGAAAACCCACGGAGCGCAGCGTCCGCCCGCTTGTCATCTGGAACATGACAGACGGGTGGATGTTCAGTGCGTGGTGCGAAATGCGGCAGGCCTTCCGCACCTTCCGTTTCGATCGTGTCGTAAAACTGAGTGTCACAAACACGGTTTTCGAGGACGACGAGACAAGAGGACTGCGTGCTTTCCTGGCAACCGAGCCTTGCGAGGAAGAGGGATAG
- a CDS encoding YbcC family protein: MFIKHTQFSSLRVSGILEAGTSAIRAIPPAFPLDATVAVNPFLGQVGEGLAEASARLARTSGISLTRPRSSYGTEIACGRILDEDLTAALEASNAGNKPADVAQLKAFAQMDGPAPAAVPTIAELAASVSGIDWPSVIEKTVGLWAAGYFDRGQAFWSPAPGEGAYAAWRSWASRDLTPEIAGLTGFCSHVTTSPDTSEQAILRVTDRLGISVPAAETLFHQLLMDLGGWAQHARWLLWRAEQDGTTDGTLGDLLAVRLIWEEALFNRFPAVADQWQATLQLHAAPLVPDRDQVIDAILQDAAERAYQRSLGQQLKAPTKYTGERPALQAAFCIDVRSEVFRRALENQSPSIETLGFAGFFGLPAAHRDHGSDVEENHLPVLLKPSMTSTCHGSSNEEKTARIGARAIRALDRFRQAAVSSFAYVEAAGPLYVTKLVKDSLGRPTRKVSTSAAPRLDPALDAETKSATAAAVLKAMSLTNNHAQVVLLVGHGANVKNNPHESAYHCGACGGHSGEVSARLLASLLNDAETRSGLAAHGIDLPDDTRFVAALHDTTTDEITLFDKDQSGPMDEFDLLQKWLKRAGAEARAERALRLPGTNAASIAARAFNWAEIRPEWGLADCAAFIAAPRHLTSKANLEGRAFLHSYDWQTDEDFKTLELILTAPVVVASWISLQYYGSSVAPDVFGGGNKLIHNVVGGIGVVEGNGGRLRPGLPAQALHDGEKGMHTPLRLSVLIEAPEEAISAILDAHPDVRNLFENGWLHLFTLRNGRMAARYQPDGSWEEEEMTSLAA; encoded by the coding sequence ATGTTTATCAAGCACACCCAATTCAGCTCGCTACGGGTTTCGGGCATCCTCGAGGCAGGCACGTCAGCCATAAGGGCCATCCCGCCCGCCTTTCCGCTGGATGCAACCGTTGCCGTCAATCCCTTCCTCGGCCAGGTTGGAGAAGGCCTCGCGGAAGCATCCGCGCGCCTTGCCAGAACGAGCGGCATCAGCCTGACCCGGCCCAGAAGCAGCTACGGCACCGAGATCGCCTGTGGCCGCATCTTGGATGAAGACCTGACGGCCGCCCTTGAGGCAAGCAACGCCGGCAACAAGCCGGCGGATGTCGCGCAGCTCAAGGCATTCGCCCAAATGGATGGACCGGCACCGGCAGCCGTACCAACCATTGCCGAACTCGCAGCTTCTGTATCCGGCATCGACTGGCCGTCGGTTATCGAAAAAACCGTTGGTCTGTGGGCCGCCGGTTACTTCGACCGCGGCCAGGCGTTTTGGTCTCCAGCCCCGGGTGAGGGCGCTTATGCTGCCTGGCGGTCCTGGGCGAGCCGTGACCTGACACCCGAAATTGCCGGACTGACGGGGTTCTGCTCCCATGTAACCACGTCTCCGGACACTTCCGAACAGGCAATCCTGCGGGTAACCGACCGGCTGGGCATCAGCGTTCCGGCTGCCGAAACCCTGTTTCACCAGCTGCTGATGGACCTGGGAGGCTGGGCGCAACATGCACGCTGGCTGCTGTGGCGTGCAGAACAGGACGGCACGACGGACGGCACGCTCGGCGACCTTCTGGCCGTCCGGTTGATCTGGGAAGAGGCGCTTTTCAACCGCTTCCCCGCTGTCGCCGACCAATGGCAGGCCACGCTTCAGCTTCATGCCGCACCTCTTGTTCCGGATCGGGACCAGGTTATCGATGCCATTTTGCAGGACGCGGCAGAGCGGGCATACCAGCGGTCACTCGGCCAACAGTTGAAGGCGCCGACAAAATACACCGGCGAGCGCCCTGCCCTTCAGGCGGCGTTTTGCATCGACGTGCGCTCGGAAGTCTTCCGGCGGGCGCTGGAAAACCAGAGCCCATCGATCGAAACACTCGGGTTTGCCGGTTTCTTCGGTCTTCCTGCTGCTCACAGGGACCACGGCTCCGATGTTGAAGAAAATCACCTGCCGGTCTTGCTGAAACCGTCCATGACCTCAACTTGCCACGGTTCTTCCAATGAGGAAAAGACGGCACGCATCGGTGCGCGGGCCATACGGGCACTGGACAGGTTCCGCCAGGCCGCTGTCTCGTCCTTCGCCTATGTGGAAGCTGCCGGCCCACTGTATGTGACCAAGCTGGTGAAGGATTCCCTCGGCCGCCCCACAAGAAAGGTCTCGACGAGTGCCGCCCCCAGGCTCGACCCGGCGCTTGATGCCGAGACGAAATCAGCGACCGCCGCTGCAGTCCTGAAGGCCATGAGCCTCACGAACAATCATGCCCAGGTGGTTCTGCTGGTTGGCCACGGAGCCAATGTGAAAAACAATCCGCATGAAAGCGCCTATCATTGCGGCGCGTGCGGTGGTCATTCAGGTGAGGTTTCAGCGCGGTTGCTTGCAAGCTTGCTGAACGATGCCGAAACCCGCTCCGGCCTTGCTGCTCACGGTATCGACCTTCCTGACGACACCCGGTTCGTCGCGGCGCTCCACGACACGACAACGGACGAGATCACCCTGTTCGACAAGGACCAATCCGGCCCGATGGATGAATTCGACCTTCTGCAAAAATGGTTGAAACGGGCGGGAGCCGAGGCACGGGCCGAGCGCGCCTTGCGCTTGCCGGGCACGAATGCTGCCTCCATTGCGGCCAGAGCATTCAACTGGGCCGAAATCAGGCCGGAGTGGGGACTTGCAGACTGCGCCGCGTTCATCGCAGCCCCCAGGCATCTGACATCGAAGGCCAATCTGGAAGGCCGGGCCTTCCTTCACAGCTACGACTGGCAGACGGACGAGGACTTCAAGACGCTTGAACTCATCCTCACCGCCCCGGTGGTCGTGGCGAGCTGGATCAGCCTTCAATACTATGGCTCTTCAGTCGCGCCGGATGTCTTCGGTGGCGGCAACAAACTCATCCACAACGTGGTTGGCGGCATTGGCGTTGTGGAAGGCAACGGCGGGCGCCTGCGGCCCGGCCTACCTGCACAGGCACTGCATGATGGCGAGAAAGGGATGCATACCCCTCTCCGGTTGTCGGTTCTGATCGAAGCCCCCGAAGAGGCAATATCTGCCATTCTGGATGCGCACCCGGATGTTCGGAACCTTTTCGAAAACGGCTGGCTGCATCTGTTCACGCTTCGGAACGGACGTATGGCCGCGCGCTACCAGCCGGACGGTTCCTGGGAAGAGGAAGAGATGACCAGCCTGGCAGCCTGA